The window GTTCCTTCAATTGTTTCAGAAGATTGGAGTACATCCCTCCTGGAATTTGAGAGAATATGATCCTCGAGTCAGGATACTTCATCCCCACGTCGTACTCGACGTACTTGGCCCTCACTCTCGTGAAGTGTTCCACCAGGAATTTCAGGGCCTCTTTGTCAAATTCTTCCTTTTCGTTTCCCTGGAAAGCGTAGTACATGGATTCAAAGGTGGGCTGGGAGGTTCCCATAGAAAACGGAGATATGGCCGTATCGAAGAAGTCTGCTCCTGCTTCAAAAGCTGCCTGATATGCAAGAGGAGCAAAACCGGTGGTGCAGTGAGAATGAACCTCTACAGGAATGGAGAACTTCTCCTTCAATGCCTTCACAAGTTCATAAGCCCTTTTCGGTGTGAGAAGTCCCGCCATGTCTTTTATGCATATGGAATCCACTCCCATGTCTACGAGCTTTCTCGCAAAATCGAGGTAGTATTCGAGCGTGTGAACGGGGCTCACGGTGTAACTGATCGCTCCCTGAACATGAAGGCCTCTCTTCTTCGACTCTTCTATTGACTTTTGAAGGTTTCTCTCATCGTTCAGCGCATCGAATATACGTATGATGTCGAGACCGTACTCCGCTACTTTCTTTATGAAGAGTTCTACCACATCATCCGCGTAGTGCCTGTAGCCAACGAGGTTTTGACCTCTGAGAAGCATCTGGATCTTGGTGTTTTTCAACCCTTCTCTGATCCTTCTGAGTCTTTCCCAGGGATTTTCATTCAGAAACCTGACGGCAACATCGAAAGTCGCTCCACCCCAAACTTCCATAGAATGAAAATTCATCCTATCGAAGGCCTCGAGGGCGGGCACCATGTCATCCGTTCTCATTCTGGTCGCAATGAGCGATTGATGGCCATCTCTCAATGTTGTGTCAACGAACATTATCTTCACCTCCGAGCCTTTCCAGAAGGCGAACCACGAGGTTCACTCTCTCCTCGAACCTGTCGACCTTAGCGTACTCTTCCTCCGAATGCATCTTTCCACCGGGAATGCCAAGTCCATCCATGGATGGAACGTTTTTCTGAGAAAAGAACGCCACATCTCCCCCGCCCGTCGCTCTGACGAAGGAAGATTCCATTCCCATTTCTCTGGCAACCGACTTCACGATCTCAACAAGGAACTTATCTTCCTTCATGGGGAGTCTTCGAAGCTTCATAGTGTAAGAGATGGTTGCCTCGGGAAGAACTGTGGACAGATTTTCAAGTACTCTCTTCAAAAATTCGTATTCCTCATCTTCGTAGAATCTCACATCAAAATAGACCTCCGCCTTATCTGGTGTAACGTTGCTCTCCAGACCACCCTTCACAATGGTTGGGTTGATCGTGAGGCTGCTGAACCGTCCGTTCAACGAGAGGAGTTCCACTATCTTGTACGAGATCTCAGCGATGGCGTTTACTCCTTCGTCAAGTCTGGAAGCGTGCCCCTTTTTTCCGTGTGCGAAGAGCCAGAGGGAGATGATCCCCTTTCTAGAAGAGATGAACTCTCCATTTTCTCTACCTGGCTCAAAGGAAAGGCAACAGGAGGTTTTTTCCGCTACCTCAAGGAAGGTGTCCTTGCTTATAGGAGAGCCCAGCTCTTCGTCAACATTCAACACAACACACACGCTCGTTCTTTTCTCTTTGAAGAACCTTTTAAGCGCTTCCAGGAGTACGACGACGCCACCTTTCATGTCACAGACTCCAGGACCTCTGGCAATGCTCCCCTCGATCTTGAAAGGTCTCCTCTTTGCTTCTCCTTCGGGAAAAACCGTATCGAGATGGCCTATGAGGGTTATGTAGGGGGGATCCCCACAGAAGGCAACATAAGCGGCTTTTCTTCTCTCCACCTTGAATCCAAGATCTCCTAGAACATCTGCGAGGAAGGATGTCCTGTTCAACTTTTCTTCCATCGAAAGATCGGGGCCAGTGTCCGTGTTGACAAGTTTTTCGTATATCTCCATCCAGCTCATTTTTTTCCCTCCGTTCAATTATACTATATCTTTGGAAAGGGGGAATTTCTGTGACAAAAAGGCAGGCGTTTTTGCTCATCGTTTTACTGGGACTGGTCAGTCTCTTTGCAGACGTGACGTACGAAGGAGCAAGAAGTATTGTGGGTCCTTTCATGAAGACTCTTGGAGCGAGCGCCGCAGCGCTGGGCTTTGCAGTTGGGCTGGGGGAGCTGATAGGATACGCCTTCCGACTTGTGTCCGGTGTTTTGAGTGACAAAACGAAGAAATACTGGCTTTTCACCATTCTCGGGTACACCGTGAACCTTCTGGCTGTTCCCATGCTTGCCTTTGCGGGAAACTGGCAGGTGGCACTCGTTCTGATTCTAATGGAAAGATTCGGTAAAGCCATGAGAACTCCTGCAAGAGACACTCTCCTTTCTTTCGCATCAGAAGAAGTAGGAGCCGGCAAGAGCTTCGGAATACACGAAGCACTGGATCAGGTAGGAGCCATTCTGGGACCTCTTTCGCTCACGTTTGCCCTTGCCTTTGGAAAGAGTTACAGGTTCTGTTTCTTCATACTCTTTATCCCTGCTCTCATTGCACTTGCTCTTCTTCTCACAGCACGTATTGTGTTCCCTTCACCCCAAAAAACAGCACGGGAGAGGAGAGAAGTCGATCGAAAACTCAGTGGAGCCTACTGGTTCTATCTGCTCGTCGTCTCGATGATCGCGTTTGGGTTTGCTGATTTCCCCTTGATCGCCTACCATATGAAGAACGTGGAACTAACCAAAGATTTCCTCGTTCCCGCCATCTACTCTGTGGCAATGGCTGTTGACGCTGTGAGTGCACTCGTTTTTGGATATCTCTTCGATAAGAAAGGTTTTGTAGCACTGGTTTATTCCGTTTTTCTCTCTGCCTTCTTCCCGTTACTTTCGTTCTCCAGCTATTTCCCTCTCATCTTCGCCGGAACAGTTCTGTGGGGTATCGGCATGGGTGCTCAGGAGTCGAT of the Thermotoga sp. genome contains:
- a CDS encoding pyruvate carboxylase subunit B, which codes for MFVDTTLRDGHQSLIATRMRTDDMVPALEAFDRMNFHSMEVWGGATFDVAVRFLNENPWERLRRIREGLKNTKIQMLLRGQNLVGYRHYADDVVELFIKKVAEYGLDIIRIFDALNDERNLQKSIEESKKRGLHVQGAISYTVSPVHTLEYYLDFARKLVDMGVDSICIKDMAGLLTPKRAYELVKALKEKFSIPVEVHSHCTTGFAPLAYQAAFEAGADFFDTAISPFSMGTSQPTFESMYYAFQGNEKEEFDKEALKFLVEHFTRVRAKYVEYDVGMKYPDSRIIFSQIPGGMYSNLLKQLKEQRMEHLLDKVLEEVPRVQKDLGYPPLVTPTSQIVGVQAFLNVVYGRYERITNETRNYVKGLYGRPPAPIDPGLVKKILGEEKPIDCRPADLLEAEVEKAREELGVLVETDEDLLIAIILGEVGKKFLRKRYEEKIGVDFNYLESLSDFTDDMPVYPI
- a CDS encoding M20 family metallopeptidase, which encodes MSWMEIYEKLVNTDTGPDLSMEEKLNRTSFLADVLGDLGFKVERRKAAYVAFCGDPPYITLIGHLDTVFPEGEAKRRPFKIEGSIARGPGVCDMKGGVVVLLEALKRFFKEKRTSVCVVLNVDEELGSPISKDTFLEVAEKTSCCLSFEPGRENGEFISSRKGIISLWLFAHGKKGHASRLDEGVNAIAEISYKIVELLSLNGRFSSLTINPTIVKGGLESNVTPDKAEVYFDVRFYEDEEYEFLKRVLENLSTVLPEATISYTMKLRRLPMKEDKFLVEIVKSVAREMGMESSFVRATGGGDVAFFSQKNVPSMDGLGIPGGKMHSEEEYAKVDRFEERVNLVVRLLERLGGEDNVR
- a CDS encoding MFS transporter; translated protein: MTKRQAFLLIVLLGLVSLFADVTYEGARSIVGPFMKTLGASAAALGFAVGLGELIGYAFRLVSGVLSDKTKKYWLFTILGYTVNLLAVPMLAFAGNWQVALVLILMERFGKAMRTPARDTLLSFASEEVGAGKSFGIHEALDQVGAILGPLSLTFALAFGKSYRFCFFILFIPALIALALLLTARIVFPSPQKTARERREVDRKLSGAYWFYLLVVSMIAFGFADFPLIAYHMKNVELTKDFLVPAIYSVAMAVDAVSALVFGYLFDKKGFVALVYSVFLSAFFPLLSFSSYFPLIFAGTVLWGIGMGAQESIMRAVVAKIVPQEKRGFAYGMFFTVYGVFWFLGSWILGILYDTNRLYLILVSFLAQLTAGALLLRLKRMAD